A single genomic interval of Anopheles marshallii chromosome 2, idAnoMarsDA_429_01, whole genome shotgun sequence harbors:
- the LOC128708177 gene encoding regulator of chromosome condensation — protein MGRGRPRKETPADGEGPASKIQRTRKLEIPLATLPKLSGNVLACGQGEMGQLGMGEDVMEKTRPAIVEGLSDVVQISAGGMHNLCLTRHGTVYSFGCNDEGALGRDTSEEGSEFEPKLIDLPGLCVKISAGDSHSACLLNDGRAYAWGSFRDSHGNMGLTLEGNKRLPIEVLPGNRWVDIASGCDHLVLLSDLGHIYTVGCAEQGQLGRVSIRAASGESRRGKTQLLQPGIVTRRGKMIVADAIWATTYCTFYKDYQTGRIFAFGLNNYCQLGIPNPSEHVVKPVFVPEPTSFSEVLQIAGGQHHTLVLKTDHKVYAIGRKEYGRLGLGDNVAEDAKTLHPVEVLGDKKVVSVCCGESTSFAVTDKGELYAWGMGSSLQLGTGLETDESKPVRIVSKQVAAGKVILKASSGGQHSLFLVQEPPTVTEKASPKVAAASKKTKPDPSSTTESAANGVAKHSATSNGDEPAAMAGTVPEGDEQTTVTNGVDTDVPGDASTGKEKATAPAKTTASSSSSGGRKRKIQ, from the exons ATGGGACGTGGTCGACCGAGAAAAGAAACACCGGCCGATGGCGAAGGTCCGGCATCCAAAATCCAACGCACAAGAAAGC TCGAGATCCCATTAGCAACGCTACCGAAGCTATCGGGCAATGTGCTAGCCTGCGGCCAGGGAGAGATGGGTCAGCTGGGCATGGGCGAAGACGTCATGGAGAAGACACGGCCCGCCATCGTTGAGGGCCTTTCGGATGTGGTACAAATATCGGCGGGCGGTATGCATAATCTGTGCCTCACGCGGCACGGCACGGTGTATTCGTTCGGTTGCAATGACGAAGGTGCACTCGGCCGGGACACATCCGAGGAGGGCTCGGAGTTTGAACCCAAGCTGATCGATCTTCCTGGACTGTGCGTGAAAATTTCTGCCGGCGATTCACATTCCGCCTGTCTGCTAAACGATGGTCGCGCATATGCCTGGGGTTCATTCCGG GATTCGCACGGAAACATGGGACTTACGCTCGAAGGCAATAAACGGTTACCGATCGAAGTGTTACCGGGTAACCGGTGGGTCGATATTGCATCCGGCTGTGACCATCTGGTGCTGCTGTCCGATCTGGGCCACATCTACACGGTGGGCTGTGCGGAGCAGGGTCAGCTCGGTCGCGTTTCAATCCGCGCGGCATCCGGTGAATCTCGCCGCGGAAAAACACAGCTTTTGCAGCCGGGTATAGTGACACGGCGCGGCAAAATGATCGTGGCCGATGCTATCTGGGCGACGACGTACTGCACCTTCTACAAAGACTACCAAACCGGTCGGATATTCGCTTTCGGATTGAACAACTACTGTCAGCTCGGTATACCGAACCCAAGCGAGCACGTCGTCAAACCGGTATTCGTACCGGAACCGACGAGTTTCAGCGAAGTTTTACAGATTGCCGGCGGACAACATCACACATTGGTATTAAAAACGGACCACAAAGTGTACGCGATCGGGCGGAAGGAGTACGGACGGCTAGGGCTAGGAGATAACGTTGCAGAGGATGCGAAAACGCTACACCCCGTAGAAGTTCTCGGCGACAAGAAGGTGGTCAGTGTGTGCTGCGGAGAAAGCACATCTTTCGCCGTCACAGACAAGGGCGAACTGTATGCGTGGGGTATGGGTTCCAGCTTGCAGCTCGGCACGGGATTGGAAACGGATGAGTCCAAACCGGTGCGTATCGTGAGCAAGCAGGTGGCGGCGGGTAAAGTGATCCTGAAGGCGTCCAGCGGTGGACAACACAGTTTATTCCTTGTCCAGGAACCACCG ACCGTAACGGAGAAGGCGTCCCCGAAGGTTGCTGCCGCTAGCAAGAAGACAAAACCGGATCCTTCGAGTACGACGGAGTCGGCAGCAAATGGTGTAGCGAAACATTCCGCAACGAGTAATGGTGATGAACCGGCAGCGATGGCGGGTACGGTACCCGAAGGTGACGAACAAACGACGGTGACGAATGGTGTAGACACGGATGTTCCGGGTGATGCAAGCACTGGCAAGGAAAAAGCCACAGCTCCAGCGAAAACAACGGcaagcagtagcagcagtggaGGTCGAAAGCGGAAAATTCAATGA